The genomic region TGATCAACAACATCACCATGTGCAACAGGAAGATAACAGTCGTCCATCTCGCTGTCGGGGAACTCCATGGACTCAAAACGAACATCAGTAAttaaattttactctttttttcattttttataaaattcatgattaGTTTATACATGAactctttttttatctttatttttatgtgtaattatacacttttgtatgttGATTTTGGCATGTTGAATTTTTTCTTTATGAGTTTAAATTCGTTTTTGCTTCATGCATGCCAAGCTTTTAATTTACTTGAATTCTTTTATCACTCTTTTATGTactaaaaaaaaatctccttaTGTATTAATTCACCTACTCATTTTTTGTGATTTAATGTTTCTTTAAACCTAGTTTATATGAAGactttttgttcttgaaaaatatattttgataaaaaacaGAAAAtcttctcatatatttttttacttcaatatatataaaaaaagagaaaaccattgatgtgtgtgtgtgtgagaattTTATtacaatgaaaataatattttgcttgaagaattttatttgtaattttgcAATTGATTTCATTTATAAGTAAACTCTCAATTTtgatacaacaaaaatataagcctcatttttaatgtaatcccgaatgaaataagtaaaactgGATTCTTGGTGCACATAAACTTAATTctttaaatttgtttttgatttcaaattttattttcttttttttttttcaaatttaattgttatatttttaatatgacaTGATATATATAGGTTGTTTCTTATGGGATTAAACAAATTTGAAAGAGGAGATTGGAAGAGCATTTCAAGATACTACGTTGTTTCAAAGACACCGACTCAAGTAGCTAGTCATGCTCAAAAGTACTTCTCTCGTCAAGATAGTAAGACTCCAGTAGAGCGTCGTCGTCCTAGCATCAATGACATTCGAACTGTCAGCCTTAATCTCATGAAAACACCAACACCAACTACGATGACTATTCATCAGAACAGTAATAACAGATTTGCTTATAACAACATTCAT from Capsicum annuum cultivar UCD-10X-F1 unplaced genomic scaffold, UCD10Xv1.1 ctg41250, whole genome shotgun sequence harbors:
- the LOC124891845 gene encoding transcription factor DIVARICATA-like, with protein sequence MGLNKFERGDWKSISRYYVVSKTPTQVASHAQKYFSRQDSKTPVERRRPSINDIRTVSLNLMKTPTPTTMTIHQNSNNRFAYNNIHQADPSSVHFHHPNYTFGGVTFNNNFNENHGRSHLGEASGSNLFVLGQNNNNNNNNLNRPVSPRPFLSTYLSSIRGNRP